The Acidobacteriota bacterium genome segment GGAGAGCGGCCGCTTCGGGATTCAGGGTCAGAGCCAGAAAGGCGGCGCGGGCCGTAAATTCCAGGGCGACGGCGTTTTGGACGGCCTCCTCCGGCGTCCGTCCCCAGACAAAGGGGCCGTGGCCGGGCGCCAGAACGGCCGGAACGGTCATGGGATCGCGCCCGCGGAACGATTCGACGACGGTCCGACCCGTGTTTCTTTCATACTCCGATTCGACCTCTTTCTTCGTCAAAGGGCGCGCCAGGCGGACGGGCCCGTGAAAATGATCGGCGTGCGTTGTCCCCAGGCAGGGGATTTCGCGGCCGGCCTGGGCGAAAGCCGTCGCGTAGGGGCTGTGGGCGTGGACGACCCCTCCCGCTTCGGAAAAGGACTTGTAGATTTCCAGGTGGGCGGCCGTGTCCGAAGACGGCGCCCGGCGGCCGTCGACGGTTTTTCCTTCGAGGTCGACGACGACGATATCGTCCGGCGTCATGTCTTCATAAGATACGCCGCTCGGCTTGATGGCCGCAACGCCGGCGGTCCGGTCTGTGCCGCTGACGTTTCCGAAGGTCAGGATGACGAGATCATGGCGGATCAGATCCCGATTGGCCTTCCAGACGCGCTCCTTCAGCTCTTCGAACACGGTCATTTCCTTCGGCGCCGGGGTTTCTTCCCGCCCGGTTTTCGATCCCGAATATCGAGAAGGTCTTTCATGATGGGATATAACCGGCCGTCTCCTTCCTTCGTTCCAAATGCATCGTGAAGCTTCTTATATAAAAGAAAAAGTTCTCTGTAGACGGCGTGATTCTCCGGATTGGGCTTGAAGGTCTTTTTCCGGACGCCCGCCATGGCCGCCTGGGCGTCCTCGAAACGGGCGTACCCGCCTCGTTCCTCGCCGGCGGCGACGGCTCCGGCCATGGCCGCGCCCAGGGCGCAGGTCTGGACCGAGCGGGCGATCTTCATTTCTTTACCCGTCACGTCGGCGTAGATCTGCATAACCAGGGGGTTTTTTTCGGCGATACCGCCGCAGTTGACGACTTCACGGACGGCCACCCCGTATTCCTCGAATCGCCGGATGATGGTCAGGGCTCCGAAGGCCGTGGCCTCGATGAGGGCGCGGTAGATTTCTTCAGGCTTTGTGTGGAGGGTCTGGCCGACGAGGAGGCCGGTCAGGCGCTGGTCGACGAGAACGGTCCGGTTGCCGTTGTTCCAGTCGAGAGCCAGAAGTCCCGAGCGCCCGGGACGAAGCCGGGCGGCGCGGCGCGTCAGTGCGTCATGCGAGCCTTTTTTCGGGCCGCCCGGTTGAATCGTGTTGACGAACCAGTTGAAAATGTCGCCGACCGCCGACTGGCCCGCTTCGAGACCGAGATATCCGGGCAGAACCGAGCCTTCGACGATGCCGCAGAGACCGGGGATGTCGGGAAGATTTTCGCTTTCGGGCCAGACGGCGATATCGCATGTGCTGGTGCCGACGATCTTGACGAAGACGCCTGGGGCGACGCCCGAGCCCACTCCGCCGAGATGAGCGTCGAAGGCGCCGACGGCCACGGGCGTTCCCTCGCGCAGACCGAGTTGAGCGGCCCAGGTCTTCGTCAGTCCTCCGGCCGGAACATCCGAGGTCTCGGTACGGTCGTAAAGGCGGGTGCGAAGACGGCCGAGTTTGGGATGAAGCGCGGACAGAAAATCGGCCGAAGGAAGCCCGCCCCAGGTTCCGTTGAACATGGCCTTGTGGCCGGCGGCGCAGCGGCTGCGCTTGATGTCTTCCGCCGTTTTGACGCCGGTCAGAACGGCCGGGATGTAATCGCAGCATTCCACCCAGGAATGGGCGGCGGCGAAGACGTCCGGATCGATCCGGAGGCAATGGAGGATTTTGCTGAAAAACCACTCCGAGGAATAAGTCCCGCCGCACTTGGCCAGATACTCGGGATGTTTTTCAGCGGCGAGACGGGTGATCTCCGCCGCTTCGGCATGGGCCGTGTGGTCTTTCCACAACCAGGCCATAGCGTTGAGGTTTTTGCGGAACTTGGCGCGAAAACAAAGAGGGACGCCCGCCGCATCGACGGGAAGCGGCGTCGAGCCCGTGGTGTCGACGCCGATGCCGATGATCCGGCCGGGATCGAAAGCCTTGTCGTTTTTCCGGGCCGCCTTGAGGGCTGCGGCGAGGGATGTCTCCATGCCCGCAAGATAGTCGGCGGGATTCTGGCGGGCCAGGTCGGGATCGGCCGGATGGAGGAGAATGCCCTCCTGACCCGACGCATAACCGTGGACGGCCGTTCCGACTTCCCGTCCGTTGCGGATATCGACAAGGAGGGCCCGTACGGAATTTGTGCCGAAGTCGAGTCCGAGACTATAGGCCGTCTGCCGCTTCATGACTGAACCTCCTGGACATTTCTCCGTCTCATCTTTATCATAATCCGCCCGCCCGGACAACACGGCATCAGAGAGAATTGACAACAGTGCGGCGACCGGATAAAATATATCAGGTGTAGAAATGAAGTTTCGCAAAACCATCGACGTCGCTGCTTTGGGACTTTTTCTGGCCCTTTCTCTTTTCGGCAACTTCTTCCACATCGAAACGACGATCCAGGAAAGGGACGATTGCCCGGCCTGCCATTTCCAGAAATGCTCCCTGAGCACGACGGCCGTCCATTTCGCCCTGCCCATCATCTGCACCTGCACATCGGTCGTTTTTTCCGAAGAGATCGTCCTTTTTGAAAATGACGGCCTTCATCGCGCATCGCCGCGCGGTCCGCCTCTCGCCTGACCTCCTTCTCCCGCTCCGTCACCTCGACGGAA includes the following:
- the araD gene encoding L-ribulose-5-phosphate 4-epimerase AraD, which codes for MFEELKERVWKANRDLIRHDLVILTFGNVSGTDRTAGVAAIKPSGVSYEDMTPDDIVVVDLEGKTVDGRRAPSSDTAAHLEIYKSFSEAGGVVHAHSPYATAFAQAGREIPCLGTTHADHFHGPVRLARPLTKKEVESEYERNTGRTVVESFRGRDPMTVPAVLAPGHGPFVWGRTPEEAVQNAVALEFTARAAFLALTLNPEAAALPEFILNKHYQRKHGPRAYYGQKKES
- a CDS encoding ribulokinase, producing MKRQTAYSLGLDFGTNSVRALLVDIRNGREVGTAVHGYASGQEGILLHPADPDLARQNPADYLAGMETSLAAALKAARKNDKAFDPGRIIGIGVDTTGSTPLPVDAAGVPLCFRAKFRKNLNAMAWLWKDHTAHAEAAEITRLAAEKHPEYLAKCGGTYSSEWFFSKILHCLRIDPDVFAAAHSWVECCDYIPAVLTGVKTAEDIKRSRCAAGHKAMFNGTWGGLPSADFLSALHPKLGRLRTRLYDRTETSDVPAGGLTKTWAAQLGLREGTPVAVGAFDAHLGGVGSGVAPGVFVKIVGTSTCDIAVWPESENLPDIPGLCGIVEGSVLPGYLGLEAGQSAVGDIFNWFVNTIQPGGPKKGSHDALTRRAARLRPGRSGLLALDWNNGNRTVLVDQRLTGLLVGQTLHTKPEEIYRALIEATAFGALTIIRRFEEYGVAVREVVNCGGIAEKNPLVMQIYADVTGKEMKIARSVQTCALGAAMAGAVAAGEERGGYARFEDAQAAMAGVRKKTFKPNPENHAVYRELFLLYKKLHDAFGTKEGDGRLYPIMKDLLDIRDRKPGGKKPRRRRK